The Streptomyces sp. DH-12 genome has a window encoding:
- a CDS encoding DUF488 family protein, whose translation MSVRVRRAYEPPEPGDGVRVLVDRLWPRGLAKEAARVDEWPKGLTPSTELRRWYHAGEGAFEEFRERYEAELAAPEAAELLERVRELAGKGTVTLLTASKRPERSHAEVLARLLTD comes from the coding sequence ATGAGTGTGCGCGTGCGCCGCGCCTACGAACCGCCCGAGCCCGGCGACGGGGTGCGGGTCCTCGTCGACCGGCTGTGGCCGCGCGGCCTGGCGAAGGAGGCGGCCCGGGTCGACGAGTGGCCGAAGGGGCTGACCCCCTCCACGGAGCTGCGCCGCTGGTACCACGCGGGCGAGGGCGCCTTCGAGGAGTTCCGCGAGCGCTACGAGGCGGAGCTGGCCGCGCCGGAGGCGGCGGAGCTGCTGGAGCGGGTGCGGGAGCTGGCCGGGAAGGGGACGGTGACCCTGCTGACCGCGTCGAAGCGGCCGGAGCGCAGCCACGCGGAGGTGCTGGCGCGGCTGCTGACGGACTGA
- a CDS encoding DUF6098 family protein, which produces MEAEDDLPVVGTLAELTALVERDRGLYVRWSRGPAIDLHAVSSIDDLTGVAMPGLSANPLDVEKWWRGRSPALWVARRLYDYEHLPREKGADIRPWVLKGRETGRGPDNEPLVTDVRPLCWIADDVIEEAHTEVARQEHPWGPLRRANR; this is translated from the coding sequence ATGGAGGCCGAGGACGACCTGCCGGTCGTCGGCACGCTCGCCGAGCTCACCGCGCTGGTGGAGCGCGACCGGGGACTGTACGTCCGCTGGTCCCGGGGGCCGGCGATCGACCTGCACGCGGTGTCCAGCATCGACGACCTCACCGGCGTGGCCATGCCCGGACTGTCCGCGAACCCGCTCGACGTGGAGAAATGGTGGCGAGGCCGCTCGCCGGCCCTCTGGGTGGCGCGTCGGCTGTACGACTACGAGCACCTGCCGCGCGAGAAGGGCGCCGACATCCGGCCCTGGGTGCTCAAGGGGCGCGAGACCGGCCGCGGCCCGGACAACGAGCCGCTGGTCACCGATGTGCGCCCGCTGTGCTGGATCGCCGACGACGTCATCGAGGAGGCGCACACGGAAGTGGCCCGCCAGGAGCATCCCTGGGGGCCACTGCGCCGCGCCAACCGCTGA
- a CDS encoding WhiB family transcriptional regulator has translation MDNWRHSAACRTEDPELFFPIGASGPALLQTEQAKAVCRRCPVREQCLTWALETGQSIGVWGGTSETERRALKRRIAARRSSGRA, from the coding sequence ATGGACAACTGGCGGCACAGCGCGGCCTGCCGGACCGAGGACCCCGAGCTGTTCTTCCCGATCGGCGCCTCCGGGCCGGCCCTGTTGCAGACCGAGCAGGCCAAGGCGGTCTGCCGGCGCTGCCCCGTGCGGGAGCAGTGCCTGACGTGGGCCCTGGAGACCGGGCAGTCCATCGGTGTGTGGGGCGGCACGAGCGAGACGGAACGCCGCGCGCTCAAGCGGCGCATCGCGGCCCGCCGTTCGTCGGGCCGGGCCTGA